One region of Desmodus rotundus isolate HL8 chromosome 11, HLdesRot8A.1, whole genome shotgun sequence genomic DNA includes:
- the CRISP2 gene encoding cysteine-rich secretory protein 2 — protein sequence MALFPVVVFLAAVLLPSLPAEKKDPAFSSLLTSQLQVQREIVNKHNELRKSVSPPASNMLKMEWSTEATANAQKWANKCTLEHSNAEDRKTSTKCGENLYMSSDPTAWSTAIQNWYDESQKFVYGVGPKSPSAVVGHYTQLVWYSSYRVGCGVAYCPNQDSLKYYYVCQYCPAGNNISKKNTPYQQGTPCASCPGNCDNGLCTNSCQYEDLLSNCDSLKKTAGCEHELLKEKCKATCQCENKIY from the exons ATGGCTTTATTCCCAGTTGTGGTGTTTCTGGCTGCTGTGCTGCTTCCGTCTTTACCTGCAGAAAAAAAG gatccagccttttcttctttgttaacCTCTCAACTGCAAGTACAAAGAGAGATTGTAAATAAACACAATGAACTAAGGAAATCAGTCTCCCCACCTGCCAGCAACATGCTAAAGATG GAATGGAGCACAGAAGCAACAGCAAATGCCCAAAAATGGGCAAACAAGTGCACTTTAGAACACAGTAATGCGGAGGACCGAAAAACCA GTACAAAATGTGGTGAGAATCTCTATATGTCAAGTGACCCTACTGCCTGGTCCACTGCGATCCAAAACTGGTATGATGAGAGCCAGAAATTTGTCTATGGTGTAGGACCAAAGAGTCCCAGTGCAGTTGTTGGACATTATACCCAG TTGGTTTGGTACTCATCTTACCGTGTTGGATGTGGAGTTGCCTATTGTCCCAATCAGGACAGTCTAAAATACTACTATGTCTGCCAATATTGTCCTGC tggtAATAACATAAGTAAAAAGAACACCCCTTACCAACAAGGAACGCCCTGTGCCAGTTGCCCTGGTAACTGTGACAATGGACTATGCA CCAATAGTTGCCAGTATGAAGATCTCCTTAGTAACTGTGATTCCTTGAAGAAAACAGCTGGCTGTGAACATGAATTGCTCAAGGAAAAGTGCAAGGCCACTTGCCAGTGTGAGAACAAGATTTACTGA